The Notoacmeibacter ruber DNA segment GTCCGCGATGAGCACCTTCTTCTGGTGCCTGCGGGCGATAATGTATTGCGCTTTCTTCCGCCGCTGAATGTCGAGGACGATGACATTCGCGCGGCGCTGGAAGCGCTCGACCGGGCAGCGCGCGAACTGACGCTGAGCGCTACCCAAACCGATGGACAATCGATGTGACCCGCCATTTTCTCGATCTTGCTGAAACATCTCCCGAAACGCTGAGGACCATTCTCGACGACGCTCGCCTTATGAAGGAAAAGCGTCAGGCCGGCGAATGCGTCAAGCCGCTCGCCGGCAAGACGCTGGCCATGATCTTCGAGAAGCCCTCGACCCGTACCCGCGTCTCGTTCGAGGTCGGTATGCGCCATCTGGGCGGCGAGACCGTTGTGCTGACGGGCACTGAAATGCAGCTCGGCCGCTCGGAAACGATCGCCGATACCGCGCGCGTTCTCTCCCGTTACGTCGACATCATCATGGTGCGGACGCTCGAGCATCAGCGTCTTCTTGAACTGGCTGGTGCCGCAACCGTTCCGGTTATCAACGGTCTTACCGATGATACCCATCCATGCCAGATCATGGCCGATATACTGACCTTCGAAGAGCACCGGGGACCGGTGGAGGGCAAGAAGTTTGCTTGGACCGGCGACGGCA contains these protein-coding regions:
- the argF gene encoding ornithine carbamoyltransferase produces the protein MTRHFLDLAETSPETLRTILDDARLMKEKRQAGECVKPLAGKTLAMIFEKPSTRTRVSFEVGMRHLGGETVVLTGTEMQLGRSETIADTARVLSRYVDIIMVRTLEHQRLLELAGAATVPVINGLTDDTHPCQIMADILTFEEHRGPVEGKKFAWTGDGNNVTHSLIEGAAQFGYALSIATPEGSEPDMKFVDWARQQGADVQLTTDPAVAASGADCLITDTWVSMNQEHRARGHNVFQSYQVNEKLMAHAKDDALFMHCLPAHRGEEVTDEILDGPQSVVFDEAENRMHAQKAILNWCLGGAG